In one Dehalogenimonas formicexedens genomic region, the following are encoded:
- a CDS encoding MASE3 domain-containing protein, producing the protein MLAPETKTATISVRMLIAGVLAFAGFYILSRADYLLFHSIVELLGVAITFSIFVIAWNARRFMSNDYLLFIGVGFLFVSILSAMHTLSYRGMGVFIGFEPTNLAAQFWIAARYLQSFTLILAPLFIHRRLNSNLAFTVFGIATALIIMSILVWQVFPAAFVTGSGLTAFKIISEYAISGILLGAALLLRRHRAKFGLNVVSYLTAAMLVNIAAEMAFTLYTDAYGFLNAVGHFLILISIYFIYKAIIETGLSRPFDLMFHQLKLNEERFEERANELQRFELLSNNSRDIILMIRADDGHIVEANTAATAAYGYTRNELLALKIGDLRAEGDQNIISWQMAEANDTGIMFETIHRRRDGREFPVEVSSRGATIAGTRLLLSVVRDITDRKRTEQALKQSEAKLRSQLDYILSPEGDLGEQELLAILDLPVVQGMMDDLYEVTRLGFAIIDLKGKVLVGTGWQDICVEFHRKNPITCANCIESDLALTQGVKRGEFKTYKCKNNMWDIVTPLYVGDRHVANVFTGQFFFEDEQPDAELFAKQANRFGFDKSAYLAALNRAPRHSREKVAALMDFFTRFSSMVSELGYSNLKLAKANADQQQAAEALKISEERFNKAFKASPAASAITRVDDGTYIDVNENYERLMGYSRDELVGRKTTDFDIYLHPEQRSEIVRLMSETGRVRDFELTLRKKNGQLLDTLSSLEIINLGEQKLFLSTIIDITDRKKAESAVKAAAEEWQATFDSINDIIMLLDPNHRIIRANQAFTETFKIPAEQAVGKFCYEIVHATAHPPAFCPHRRTINCGTEAKEEFLEPNLGIYIEATTLPIIDNSGKCTGSVHIVKNIHERKLAEAEREKLHRQIDEQRRLLQNTLDQLPAGVVIRDVGGTLVMANSQFSVIFGEPPGNENTFDLNRSFHRDGKKYLAGEWPMNRTIATGKAIDNEEVDIVRGDASRATISASTSPIRNDAGQIIAYVGVFRDITDSKRAEGAIQELNATLERRVEQRTRELESAYADLSEQLKLRAKAEESLRSLSSRLLSIQEEERRTIARELHDQTGQSLTVLKLMFGRADRMAPEEMKPILKDTGNLIADIIKQVRSLSLSLRPGILDDLGLVPAMEWLFKQLQSQADLLVHFEHGEISGLSTEMNTVIYRITQEALTNIMRHAGVKEAWIQMSVADRGLYLRIEDHGRGFDTTVSNPSTGLSAMRERAALLGGSYNLESSPGRGTVINVVLPLRNPASDSG; encoded by the coding sequence ATGTTAGCACCTGAGACCAAAACCGCCACAATTTCGGTACGAATGCTCATTGCCGGGGTTTTGGCTTTTGCCGGGTTTTACATCTTATCAAGGGCGGATTACCTCCTTTTCCACAGCATTGTGGAACTGCTCGGCGTCGCCATTACGTTCAGCATCTTCGTTATCGCGTGGAACGCCCGCCGGTTTATGTCGAACGATTATCTGCTGTTTATCGGCGTCGGTTTTTTATTTGTCAGCATTTTGAGCGCCATGCATACCCTGTCCTACCGCGGCATGGGAGTTTTTATTGGCTTTGAACCCACCAACCTCGCCGCCCAATTTTGGATTGCCGCCCGTTACCTGCAAAGTTTCACATTGATTCTGGCGCCCTTATTCATCCACCGCCGGTTGAATTCCAACCTTGCGTTCACAGTCTTTGGCATTGCCACGGCATTGATCATCATGTCAATTCTTGTCTGGCAGGTCTTTCCCGCCGCTTTTGTCACAGGGAGCGGACTTACCGCTTTCAAAATCATCAGCGAGTATGCCATTTCGGGGATCCTGCTGGGTGCCGCCCTGCTGCTCCGGCGGCATCGAGCCAAGTTCGGACTCAATGTCGTCTCCTACCTCACAGCCGCCATGCTGGTGAACATAGCGGCTGAGATGGCGTTTACCCTCTACACCGACGCATATGGCTTCCTGAATGCCGTCGGGCACTTCCTGATTCTTATTTCGATCTATTTCATTTACAAGGCGATCATTGAGACCGGTCTTTCCCGGCCGTTCGACCTCATGTTTCACCAGTTGAAATTGAATGAAGAGCGTTTCGAAGAACGCGCTAACGAATTGCAGCGCTTTGAACTCCTGTCCAACAACTCGCGCGATATCATTCTGATGATCAGGGCCGACGACGGGCATATCGTCGAAGCCAACACTGCCGCGACCGCAGCTTATGGTTACACCAGAAACGAACTCCTTGCCTTGAAAATCGGCGACCTAAGGGCCGAAGGCGATCAAAATATCATTTCCTGGCAAATGGCTGAGGCCAACGACACCGGTATCATGTTCGAAACCATCCATCGGCGCCGCGATGGCCGCGAATTTCCGGTGGAGGTCAGTTCCCGGGGAGCTACCATAGCCGGGACCAGGCTGTTGCTCTCCGTGGTGCGTGACATCACAGACCGTAAAAGAACTGAACAAGCCTTAAAACAGAGTGAAGCCAAGCTACGCTCACAACTGGATTACATCCTGTCTCCTGAAGGGGACCTGGGTGAACAAGAATTGCTGGCCATCCTCGATCTACCCGTAGTTCAAGGCATGATGGACGATTTGTACGAGGTGACGCGGCTGGGATTTGCGATTATCGACCTCAAGGGCAAAGTCCTTGTCGGTACGGGTTGGCAAGATATTTGTGTTGAGTTCCACCGGAAAAATCCAATTACCTGCGCAAACTGTATCGAGAGCGATCTTGCCCTGACTCAAGGCGTCAAAAGGGGAGAATTCAAGACCTACAAGTGTAAGAACAATATGTGGGATATCGTTACGCCCCTCTACGTTGGCGACCGGCATGTTGCCAACGTATTCACCGGGCAGTTTTTCTTTGAAGATGAGCAACCGGATGCCGAACTTTTCGCCAAGCAGGCTAACCGATTCGGATTCGATAAATCCGCGTACCTCGCCGCTTTGAATCGCGCCCCCCGCCACAGCCGGGAAAAAGTAGCCGCCCTGATGGATTTTTTCACCCGTTTCTCTTCGATGGTTTCGGAATTGGGTTACTCCAATCTTAAACTGGCTAAAGCCAACGCGGATCAGCAACAAGCCGCCGAGGCGCTCAAAATAAGCGAGGAACGTTTCAATAAAGCTTTTAAAGCCAGCCCCGCCGCTTCTGCCATCACCAGGGTAGATGACGGAACGTATATCGATGTTAATGAAAACTACGAACGCCTGATGGGATATTCAAGGGATGAGCTGGTGGGCCGGAAAACCACTGATTTCGACATCTATCTTCATCCGGAACAAAGGTCGGAGATAGTCCGTTTGATGAGCGAAACAGGGAGAGTACGAGACTTTGAATTGACCCTGCGGAAGAAAAACGGCCAACTGCTGGATACGCTATCTTCACTCGAAATAATCAACCTGGGGGAACAGAAATTATTCCTCTCGACCATTATCGATATCACCGACCGAAAAAAGGCTGAATCGGCCGTCAAGGCGGCCGCCGAGGAATGGCAGGCAACTTTCGACTCAATCAACGACATCATCATGCTTCTGGATCCGAATCACAGGATAATTCGCGCTAACCAAGCCTTCACTGAAACGTTTAAAATTCCAGCCGAGCAGGCGGTGGGGAAATTTTGCTACGAAATCGTCCATGCCACTGCTCACCCACCAGCGTTTTGTCCGCACCGCCGTACGATAAACTGCGGTACGGAAGCCAAAGAAGAGTTCCTAGAACCGAATTTGGGCATTTATATCGAAGCCACGACACTGCCCATAATCGATAATTCCGGCAAGTGCACCGGCAGTGTTCACATCGTCAAAAATATTCACGAACGAAAATTAGCCGAAGCGGAGCGTGAAAAACTGCACCGGCAGATCGACGAACAGCGTCGCCTTCTACAAAACACGTTGGACCAGTTGCCTGCTGGAGTGGTCATCCGGGATGTCGGCGGAACCCTGGTGATGGCCAACAGCCAATTTTCCGTGATCTTCGGCGAACCGCCCGGTAACGAAAATACCTTTGATCTGAACCGCAGTTTTCACCGTGATGGCAAAAAATACCTGGCGGGTGAATGGCCGATGAACCGGACAATTGCCACCGGTAAAGCCATAGACAATGAAGAGGTGGACATTGTCCGTGGGGATGCAAGCCGCGCCACGATCAGTGCTTCAACAAGTCCCATCCGAAACGATGCCGGGCAGATCATCGCCTACGTCGGAGTTTTCCGCGACATAACCGACAGCAAGCGGGCGGAGGGAGCCATTCAGGAACTGAACGCGACGCTTGAACGCCGGGTCGAGCAACGCACCAGAGAGCTTGAAAGCGCCTATGCCGACCTGTCTGAGCAATTGAAGCTCAGGGCCAAGGCGGAAGAATCACTCCGTTCGTTATCCAGCAGGCTGCTTTCCATCCAGGAAGAAGAGCGGCGGACGATCGCACGCGAACTTCATGATCAAACCGGCCAAAGCCTGACGGTGCTGAAGCTTATGTTCGGAAGAGCCGACCGGATGGCGCCCGAGGAAATGAAACCGATCCTCAAGGACACCGGGAACCTGATCGCCGACATTATCAAACAGGTGAGAAGCCTTTCCCTGTCTCTTCGACCTGGCATCCTGGACGATTTGGGGTTGGTCCCGGCAATGGAATGGCTTTTCAAGCAGCTTCAATCTCAGGCGGACCTGCTGGTTCATTTCGAACACGGTGAAATTTCGGGATTGTCCACGGAAATGAATACGGTCATATACCGGATTACCCAGGAAGCGCTGACCAATATAATGCGGCATGCCGGTGTCAAGGAAGCCTGGATCCAGATGTCGGTGGCTGATCGTGGGCTGTACCTGAGGATCGAGGATCACGGTCGCGGATTTGATACAACAGTTTCAAACCCATCGACCGGACTGTCGGCGATGAGAGAGCGAGCGGCGCTCCTGGGAGGGAGTTACAACCTTGAATCCAGCCCCGGCAGGGGCACGGTCATCAACGTGGTTTTACCTTTAAGGAACCCGGCTAGTGATTCCGGTTGA
- a CDS encoding response regulator, producing MTTIILADDHKIVRQGVRALLEYEPDFNIVGEAGSGTEALSMLESTIPDVLVTDLSMPGLTGIELASEIRKRNWPTKVIILSMHGDEPYVARALASGASGYILKESGVEHTVNAIREALAGGLYVSPPLIMPSVN from the coding sequence ATGACAACCATTATACTGGCTGATGATCACAAGATAGTGCGGCAGGGCGTTCGGGCGTTGCTTGAATATGAACCCGATTTTAATATTGTCGGCGAAGCGGGCAGCGGTACGGAGGCCTTGTCAATGTTGGAGAGTACCATCCCCGATGTGCTCGTGACCGATCTCTCAATGCCCGGGTTAACGGGAATCGAGCTGGCTAGCGAGATCAGGAAGCGCAACTGGCCGACCAAGGTAATCATTCTCTCGATGCACGGGGATGAACCTTACGTCGCCCGGGCTCTGGCAAGTGGGGCATCGGGTTACATTCTAAAAGAATCCGGAGTTGAACATACGGTAAACGCCATCAGGGAAGCCCTGGCGGGCGGACTTTATGTCAGCCCTCCGTTGATCATGCCCTCGGTTAACTGA
- a CDS encoding mycothiol transferase, with translation MDWRDLSIDGYNRIFELLDPALQGMSQTELNQQPKPDCNSLGWTVWHLARGQDAQIADLAGTEQLWIKDGWHDKFNLPPDPEDTGFGDSIEQVRAFKSPSASVLEYCRAVVAASNRYLKTVNASELNRELDESYQPRPTVGVRIVSIMADALVHAGEAAYIRELIKGSGWLGY, from the coding sequence ATGGATTGGCGAGATCTGAGCATCGACGGCTACAACCGGATTTTTGAACTCCTCGATCCGGCGTTGCAGGGCATGTCGCAGACGGAGCTGAATCAACAGCCAAAACCCGACTGCAACAGCCTTGGCTGGACCGTCTGGCATCTGGCCCGGGGTCAGGACGCTCAGATTGCGGACCTGGCAGGAACCGAACAGCTCTGGATAAAAGACGGCTGGCATGATAAATTCAACCTCCCTCCTGATCCTGAGGATACCGGGTTCGGAGACAGTATAGAGCAAGTCAGAGCTTTCAAATCACCTTCGGCGTCAGTACTGGAATACTGCCGCGCAGTGGTCGCCGCCTCAAATCGATATCTAAAAACCGTCAATGCGAGTGAACTCAACCGTGAACTCGACGAATCCTATCAACCAAGGCCTACCGTTGGAGTCCGCATTGTTTCAATTATGGCTGACGCATTGGTCCATGCCGGTGAAGCCGCCTATATCCGCGAGCTGATCAAAGGATCCGGGTGGCTGGGTTATTGA
- a CDS encoding glucose-1-phosphate adenylyltransferase, with protein sequence MPSLKDILAVIMGGGRGTRLHPLTALRAKPAIPLAGKYRLIDIPISNCINSSIFRISVLTQFNSASLNRHVSQTYQLDRFHAGFIEILAAEQTAVTSDWYQGTADALRKQLIQIQSANPTDVLILAGDHLYRMDYSRMVEYHWSSGADITVGVIPINGEEVDRFGVLKRGADGRIISFKEKPRDAASQAAMVSYPDRTNCYLGSMGIYVFKAGVLADILTNKPDFVDFGKDVIPWAVDNLTVFSYEFDGYWRDIGTIRSFYETNLELTRQDAPFNFYDPRGPIYTHARFLPGSIIEDSSVHDVLLGDGCLLKSSSVIHSVVGVRSQIRRGSVISDSVLMGADCYRADNHDRPIGIGEKCYIQGAIIDKNVSIGAGSVIKPFPRGTNEDHGSWVIQDGIVVVPKGTVLPEGTIIEPKTIARQLTF encoded by the coding sequence ATGCCCTCCTTAAAGGATATCCTGGCGGTCATTATGGGCGGCGGCCGCGGCACGCGCTTGCACCCACTTACCGCGTTAAGGGCTAAGCCAGCTATCCCTCTTGCTGGCAAATACCGGCTCATCGACATCCCCATCTCCAACTGCATCAACTCCAGCATTTTCAGGATCAGCGTACTTACCCAGTTCAATTCGGCTTCTCTCAACCGGCATGTCAGCCAGACCTACCAATTGGACAGGTTCCATGCAGGGTTCATCGAAATCCTGGCCGCCGAGCAGACTGCGGTGACCAGCGACTGGTACCAGGGGACGGCTGACGCCCTTCGGAAGCAGCTGATTCAAATCCAGTCCGCCAACCCCACAGATGTCCTGATACTGGCCGGGGACCACCTGTATCGCATGGATTATTCCAGGATGGTCGAATACCACTGGTCTTCAGGCGCCGATATAACCGTCGGCGTCATTCCGATCAACGGAGAGGAAGTCGACCGGTTCGGGGTCTTGAAACGCGGCGCGGATGGCAGGATCATCTCTTTCAAGGAAAAACCCAGGGATGCGGCATCGCAGGCTGCTATGGTCAGTTATCCTGACCGGACGAACTGTTATCTTGGCTCGATGGGCATCTACGTATTTAAAGCCGGTGTCCTCGCCGACATCCTGACGAATAAACCGGATTTCGTCGATTTCGGCAAGGATGTCATCCCCTGGGCGGTCGACAATTTGACGGTTTTCAGCTATGAATTCGATGGCTATTGGCGGGATATCGGAACCATCCGCTCATTTTACGAGACCAATCTCGAATTGACACGCCAGGACGCCCCGTTCAATTTCTACGACCCTCGCGGACCGATATATACTCACGCCCGTTTTCTTCCCGGTTCAATTATTGAAGATTCCAGTGTGCATGACGTCCTGCTAGGTGACGGGTGCCTGCTCAAAAGTTCCAGCGTCATCCATTCGGTAGTCGGCGTCCGCAGCCAGATAAGGCGCGGCAGCGTGATCAGCGACTCCGTGCTGATGGGTGCCGATTGTTACCGGGCTGACAACCACGACCGGCCGATAGGCATCGGGGAGAAATGCTACATCCAGGGTGCTATTATCGATAAAAACGTCAGTATCGGCGCGGGTAGTGTGATCAAACCCTTCCCGCGCGGCACCAACGAAGATCACGGTAGTTGGGTCATTCAGGACGGCATTGTCGTCGTGCCGAAAGGTACCGTGTTACCCGAAGGCACCATTATCGAACCCAAGACGATCGCCAGACAGCTGACCTTTTAA
- the glgA gene encoding glycogen synthase GlgA: MPDKTLGSDTSKPIITMASAEIVPFAKTGGLADVVGALSQALASSGATVNLIMPAYRSVINGSLVDLKPVKNISIPIRGKIVSGQLYKKRINSSLSAYFIRADEYFDRECLYGDESGDYPDNAERFAFFSRAVLEVARLTKTEIIHLHDWQAAPAAAFLRLQPEKYPELGKTKIILTIHNLSYQGIFSSDHWPALDLDWGYFDPGHLEFWGKINYLKSGIATADRITTVSPTYAREIQQEGGGFGLEGLLRERSSRLTGILNGIDYESWNPESDSYIQKRYSASDTSGKKECKRFLQECYGLKEDQEVPVACIVTRLVEGKGLELIVDAAQEILSSDIQLLVLGRGESHYETYFSELAKNHPGQVGVKIAFDEASAHQMIAGADILLMPSKREPCGLTQMYAVRYGTIPIVRRTGGLADSVEPYNAANGSGTGFIFDNFSPEDFLEAIKQATIVYRQKPDWEHLVRRAMTADHSWNRSMQQYLRLYLELIK, translated from the coding sequence ATGCCCGACAAAACACTAGGTTCGGACACCTCGAAACCCATCATCACCATGGCTTCCGCCGAGATTGTCCCGTTTGCCAAAACCGGGGGACTGGCAGACGTCGTCGGCGCCTTGTCTCAAGCACTAGCGTCATCTGGAGCCACGGTTAATCTCATAATGCCGGCGTACCGTAGCGTCATCAACGGGTCACTCGTCGATCTGAAGCCGGTCAAAAACATCAGCATCCCAATCCGGGGTAAGATCGTCTCCGGCCAGCTTTATAAAAAACGCATCAATTCCTCTCTAAGCGCCTATTTTATTCGCGCCGACGAGTATTTCGACCGCGAATGTCTTTACGGCGACGAATCCGGAGACTATCCTGACAACGCTGAGCGTTTCGCCTTTTTTTCCCGCGCGGTACTTGAAGTCGCCAGGCTCACCAAGACCGAGATCATCCATCTCCACGACTGGCAGGCAGCCCCGGCGGCGGCTTTCCTCAGGCTCCAACCCGAAAAATACCCGGAATTAGGAAAAACAAAAATCATCCTGACGATCCATAATCTTTCTTACCAGGGCATATTCAGCAGCGACCACTGGCCGGCCCTCGATCTCGATTGGGGCTACTTTGATCCCGGGCACCTGGAATTCTGGGGTAAGATAAACTACCTGAAATCCGGTATTGCCACCGCCGACCGGATTACCACCGTCAGTCCGACTTATGCCAGGGAGATTCAACAGGAAGGCGGAGGTTTCGGTCTGGAAGGGCTGCTGCGGGAACGGTCTAGCCGGCTCACGGGAATCTTGAATGGAATCGATTATGAGAGCTGGAACCCGGAAAGTGACTCATACATCCAGAAACGTTACTCTGCCTCGGACACCTCGGGGAAAAAGGAATGCAAACGTTTTCTCCAAGAATGCTATGGCTTGAAGGAGGATCAGGAAGTCCCGGTAGCCTGTATCGTAACCCGCCTCGTGGAAGGCAAGGGGCTGGAATTGATAGTGGATGCCGCTCAAGAGATTCTTTCATCGGATATCCAACTCCTCGTGCTCGGCCGGGGCGAAAGCCACTATGAAACCTATTTCAGCGAGCTGGCTAAGAATCATCCAGGTCAGGTCGGTGTTAAAATCGCTTTCGATGAAGCCAGCGCCCATCAGATGATCGCCGGGGCGGACATTCTACTAATGCCTTCGAAGCGTGAGCCTTGCGGCCTCACACAAATGTACGCGGTAAGGTATGGCACTATCCCCATCGTCAGGCGAACCGGAGGCCTGGCCGATTCGGTCGAGCCTTATAACGCTGCTAACGGCAGCGGAACGGGCTTCATTTTCGATAATTTTTCGCCTGAAGACTTCCTTGAGGCGATCAAGCAGGCAACGATTGTTTACAGGCAAAAACCGGATTGGGAACACCTTGTCCGCCGAGCGATGACAGCCGACCACTCCTGGAACCGCTCTATGCAGCAATACCTCCGGTTGTACCTCGAACTGATAAAATAG
- a CDS encoding M1 family metallopeptidase: protein MSTFKNFSKPIVAGVMLVITACGCISPAKTTPTEVNWNDLSVYEANLIQGEHATLATMSEATVYHLDVSISPNFGTVNGHQEVRYINRETVELPSVYFRLFSNESGGQEVVSVVSVDGKPASFETTSSSSALKVTLPAALKPGDGITISLDFSLTLPLTTEQNFGLLGYFNGVLALDSFFPIIPVYDENGWHIEATDPDGDKTYNDAAFFQVNVTAPSNTTIVASGVEIARSQQENNQTITFADGPARDFYLVASNQLALKSTTVGETTVNSYYLQGKQNGADRALSTAVDAIRVFNNRFGIYPYTEFDIVPLALSGGGIGMEYPGIVGIGMSVYDNLGLLEETVAHETGHQWFYNLIGNDQVDQPWLDESLTQYVTGLYYLDIHGQDGWNASKSGWNSFWSRTLKAEIPIGMPVSSYPGYTYGSIIYGRGPLFLVALADFLGGPIFDNCLRGYCENFRWQVVDTASFEEWFQSRSGKDLNAIFLKWVLP, encoded by the coding sequence GTGAGCACATTTAAGAACTTCAGTAAACCGATTGTAGCCGGCGTGATGCTTGTCATCACGGCTTGCGGATGTATTTCCCCGGCGAAGACGACTCCAACGGAAGTCAACTGGAATGACCTGAGTGTTTACGAGGCCAACCTTATCCAGGGCGAACATGCCACTCTCGCGACGATGTCAGAAGCAACAGTTTACCATTTGGATGTGAGCATTTCCCCAAATTTCGGAACAGTCAACGGCCACCAAGAGGTGCGCTACATTAACCGGGAAACGGTTGAGTTGCCATCGGTGTATTTCCGATTGTTTTCGAACGAATCAGGCGGGCAGGAAGTCGTTTCAGTCGTTTCTGTCGATGGAAAACCGGCAAGTTTCGAGACAACTTCAAGTTCATCGGCTCTTAAAGTAACTCTTCCAGCGGCGTTGAAACCAGGAGACGGGATTACAATCAGCCTGGATTTTAGCCTGACGCTGCCTTTGACTACCGAACAGAATTTTGGACTTCTTGGTTACTTCAACGGCGTCCTGGCTTTGGATTCTTTCTTCCCGATCATCCCGGTCTACGATGAAAACGGCTGGCACATCGAAGCGACGGATCCCGACGGAGACAAAACCTACAACGATGCCGCTTTTTTTCAGGTGAACGTTACGGCGCCATCAAATACAACCATTGTGGCATCAGGGGTGGAAATTGCGCGAAGTCAACAGGAGAATAATCAGACAATTACTTTTGCCGATGGTCCCGCGCGGGATTTCTACCTTGTAGCAAGTAACCAGTTAGCCCTGAAGAGTACGACAGTCGGTGAAACTACAGTTAACAGCTATTATCTTCAGGGAAAGCAGAACGGAGCCGACAGGGCATTATCGACCGCCGTTGACGCCATACGTGTCTTCAATAACCGCTTCGGTATTTACCCCTACACCGAGTTCGATATCGTCCCGCTGGCTCTTTCCGGAGGCGGCATCGGAATGGAATACCCCGGCATCGTCGGGATTGGCATGAGTGTGTACGACAATCTTGGTCTTCTGGAGGAAACGGTGGCCCATGAAACGGGGCACCAGTGGTTTTACAACTTAATTGGCAACGATCAGGTCGATCAGCCTTGGCTCGACGAATCGCTGACCCAGTATGTCACCGGCTTATACTACCTCGATATTCACGGCCAGGACGGCTGGAATGCCTCCAAATCAGGATGGAACAGTTTTTGGTCCCGTACTCTCAAAGCCGAAATTCCCATCGGGATGCCCGTGTCGTCATATCCGGGCTACACTTACGGTTCGATTATTTACGGGCGGGGCCCGCTGTTCCTCGTAGCGCTCGCCGATTTTCTCGGCGGGCCGATTTTCGACAACTGTCTGCGGGGTTACTGCGAGAATTTCCGGTGGCAAGTGGTCGATACGGCCTCGTTCGAAGAATGGTTCCAATCGCGTTCGGGCAAAGACCTGAATGCGATATTCCTGAAGTGGGTGCTGCCTTAA